ATCGTCTTCCGAGACATATGCACAAAACCAACCTTTTGGATGGACCGCGAAGGCGCTGTAGTCAACGGCGATTGTTATTGGCTTCGAGCCGAGAATACTGAAAAAGAACCTTTACTATGGCTAATCCTTGCCGTCGCTAATTCGAAATTCATTGAGGCCTTCTACGACCATAAGTTTAACAATAAACTTTATGCATGCCGAAGGCGCTTCATGACCCAATATGTAGAGGAATTTCCGCTTCCGAATCCTAACACTCCTGCAAGCAGAGAAATGATTGAAAAAGTGAAGAAAATTTATGACTTGCTACCCAATAATGACACAGAGAATCTTGAAGCCGAAGTAGATCTCCTCGTCTGGAAATCATTCGGTTTCCGACCCGAAAAAGTCTGAAGGCAAGGGAATTTGTAACTTTCGGTTAATGACTTTTCCTTCAAAGCGTTTAAATCTCCGAAAAAAGCGTTCGCCGGTCGTTAAAATAAGGTTTTCTATGTTAACCTTCCCTCGGTTTAACGTTGCCCCAAAAATAGCATACCTGACGTCGCAATGCCTAAGTTGAACGCCGCCAAGCATTGGAATATCGAGGGGAAGAACACTATCAGGAGCAACCAGGCCAAGATCAATCGTTGGCGAGGTTTGCAGCTTCACTTCTAGCAATTGATTACGAATATCCGGAAATCGTCCATTATCCCGATAATTGCCATATCCAAGCCTTTCACTTACCAGACGATGAAGATATCCTCCCCTATTACGCTCTTGATCGCTTCCAATATCAGGAAAACAATTCCCAACTAAATGCTTAAGGCTTTCAAACAATGCCTTAATTGGCATAAGGGTGTCTAGTTGAGGATAATCGACTGGGGAATCATGGACTTTTGGTGGTTTGACTTGTTTTTTTAACAAACCGCATAATAAATTTGTATCTGTTGACACTACCAATTCGTGACGCTTATTAATGTTTCCAACCCTGGCTTGGTATTTTTGAGTAAGAGTGCCTGTCGGATCGAGAAGAGCAAGTAACTTTCCGTCTACCACCCTAATAGCAGTGATTACATCGTCATCCGAAACCCGGATGACGGCATAACGCCGAATAGGCGACAGCTCTTCATTCCAAATTTGAAGATTGTTCGATTTTTGAACATAAGTGTCCAAGCATTGTCCGGGAAATCGTGGGCGAGTCTTTCTAAAGGATAATGGAGCTGGATAACCAAGGGATTTGCACACTAGTTCTTTAACAAATTTTGAGCGAGTGCGAAGCGGAAGTCCTTTCAGAGATACTCCCTTTAGATGCTTAAGGAGCAAGATTTGCAACTCCGGCGATGGGATCCACAGCGTTGGATCCCCATATTTAATTTCATCATAAATCGTAAGTCCGCTCTCCTGAAGCGTCTTCCGAAAGCGCAAGGCCGAATTTTGTTGATTTTCTGTCATTGAACCCGGGGGGTAAGCAAACTTGGCACTGTTACATCCAACGCTCTTGCCAGTGCCTCTAAAGTACTTAATGAAACATTCCGTTCTGATCGCTCAACAGAGCCAATGTAGGTCCGATGTAATCCACAGGCATCCGCTAATTGTTCTTGGGAAAGACCGAGTTGAGCACGATGGCGACGAATATTTTGAGCAAGAACATCCCTTAACTGGACGTGTTTTGGCATAAAATAGTCTTTACTTTCTATCTATACGGCCACCCCGATTTTCACTTGATGATGTGTTTAGGTCTACAGACTATAAGTAGCATAGGAAATACAAATATTAGGGATAGCCTGTTAGGGTTATACAAGTGGCCATTTTCTTGGGTTATGATTGTCGCGTTGGCCAATTTGACATTCTCAAAACAAACCTCCTTGACACCACGCCCTAGCCCGACTATCCGGCGCAAAATAGGGGTCCATTCCGGACCCGCTTGAGCCAAGGGAAGCCCTGTGCGGCCGCGAAGCTAGCGGCCAATTCAGGCACGGTCCCGCCACTGTGACGGAGTCACGGGCTCGCCGCTAGTCACTGACCCTCCTCCCCGGAGGGTCGGG
This DNA window, taken from Deltaproteobacteria bacterium PRO3, encodes the following:
- a CDS encoding restriction endonuclease, whose protein sequence is MTENQQNSALRFRKTLQESGLTIYDEIKYGDPTLWIPSPELQILLLKHLKGVSLKGLPLRTRSKFVKELVCKSLGYPAPLSFRKTRPRFPGQCLDTYVQKSNNLQIWNEELSPIRRYAVIRVSDDDVITAIRVVDGKLLALLDPTGTLTQKYQARVGNINKRHELVVSTDTNLLCGLLKKQVKPPKVHDSPVDYPQLDTLMPIKALFESLKHLVGNCFPDIGSDQERNRGGYLHRLVSERLGYGNYRDNGRFPDIRNQLLEVKLQTSPTIDLGLVAPDSVLPLDIPMLGGVQLRHCDVRYAIFGATLNRGKVNIENLILTTGERFFRRFKRFEGKVINRKLQIPLPSDFFGSETE
- a CDS encoding helix-turn-helix transcriptional regulator; its protein translation is MPKHVQLRDVLAQNIRRHRAQLGLSQEQLADACGLHRTYIGSVERSERNVSLSTLEALARALDVTVPSLLTPRVQ